A portion of the Manihot esculenta cultivar AM560-2 chromosome 2, M.esculenta_v8, whole genome shotgun sequence genome contains these proteins:
- the LOC110609111 gene encoding uncharacterized protein LOC110609111 isoform X5 produces MQPKRHRSVNRARYKRLENLRFSETRLTFYLIFSCFLRSTIMATATNTTAPAVDSAASADELTAKAVRKRYEGLVVVRNKAIKGKGAWYWAHLEPMLVHNNDNGLPKAVKLRCSLCDAVFSASNPSRTASEHLKRGTCPNFNSLPKPISSISPSSNTAVASPSSGGGTAASVVHNNRKRSAGASSGWMSASSYPMTAVATVASVTSYQVSPFAIVDQSRFSGELAVLPQQPHLVLSGGKEDLDALAMLEDSVKKLKSPKTSPGPALSKTQIDCALDYLADWVYESCGSVSFSALEHPKFRAFLNQVGLPAVSRREFCGGRLDVKYEDVKAESEARIRDAMFFQIASDGWKVKNSSGFNGVNLVNLTVNLPYGTGLYWRAVFVSGSVPSKYAEEILWETISGICGNAVQQCVGIVADKFKAKALRNLENQNHWMVNLSCQFQGFTSLIKDFSKELPLFKTVTEKCFKLANLINNNPQIRNSFHKYQLQEYGNAGLLRVPSREYEKMDFAPVYTMIEDILSSARALPLVLLDESYKIASMEDPTAREVAETIRDVGFWNEVEAVHSLVKLIKEMAQEIETERPLVGQCLPLWDELRAKVKDWCSKFDIAEEAVEKVIERRFKKNYHPAWAAAYILDPLYLLRDASGKYLPPFKYLTSEQEKDVDKLITRLVSREEAHIALMELMKWRTEGLDPVYARAVQMKERNPITGKMKIANPQSSRLVWETYLTEFKSLGKVAVRLIFLHATACGFKCNWSLLKWACGHGHFRAAMDKAQKLIFIAAHSKLERREFSSDEDKDAELFALANEDFKQSVGRKRGN; encoded by the exons ATGCAACCCAAACGCCATCGGAGCGTAAACCGTGCTCGTTATAAACGCTTGGAGAATCTTCGATTCTCTGAAACCAGActgactttttatttaattttctcttgTTTTCTTCGTTCCACGATAATGGCAACCGCCACTAACACCACTGCACCCGCGGTGGATTCTGCAGCCTCGGCAGACGAGCTCACTGCCAAGGCCGTACGCAAACGCTATGAAGGTCTTGTCGTGGTTAGAAACAAAGCAATAAAGGGCAAAGGGGCGTGGTACTGGGCGCACTTGGAACCCATGCTGGTCCACAACAATGACAACGGCCTCCCTAAAGCGGTTAAGCTTCGGTGTTCCTTGTGTGACGCTGTTTTCTCCGCCTCCAATCCCTCTCGTACTGCCTCTGAGCATCTGAAACGGGGGACGTGTCCGAATTTCAACTCGCTTCCCAAACCCATTTCGTCTATCTCCCCGTCTTCTAACACAGCCGTAGCTTCGCCGTCAAGTGGTGGCGGTACTGCTGCTTCTGTGGTACACAATAACAGAAAACGTTCTGCTGGTGCAAGTTCTGGATGGATGTCTGCTTCGTCTTATCCCATGACCGCTGTAGCTACTGTTGCTTCCGTCACTTCGTACCAAGTAAGTCCTTTTGCGATCGTGGATCAGTCGAGATTCTCAGGGGAGCTAGCAGTATTGCCTCAGCAACCGCATTTGGTGCTTTCCGGTGGGAAGGAGGATTTAGATGCTTTAGCCATGTTGGAAGACAGTGTTAAGAAGTTGAAAAGTCCTAAAACTTCTCCAGGGCCGGCTTTGAGCAAGACCCAGATTGACTGCGCCCTTGATTATTTAGCTGATTGGGTCTATGAGTCTTGTGGGTCTGTCTCGTTTTCGGCTCTCGAGCACCCTAAATTCCGGGCATTCTTGAATCAAGTCGGCTTACCTGCGGTATCGAGAAGAGAATTTTGCGGGGGTAGACTGGATGTGAAGTATGAGGACGTTAAGGCAGAGTCTGAAGCAAGGATTAGAGATGCTATGTTTTTTCAGATTGCATCCGACGGCTGGAAGGTAAAAAATTCTAGTGGTTTTAATGGCGTGAATTTGGTGAATTTAACAGTGAATTTACCTTATGGAACTGGTTTGTACTGGAGAGCAGTGTTTGTTAGCGGTTCAGTGCCTTCTAAGTATGCAGAGGAGATTTTATGGGAGACCATTTCAGGGATTTGTGGGAATGCTGTGCAGCAATGTGTCGGGATAGTTGCAGACAAGTTTAAGGCTAAGGCATTGAGAAATTTAGAGAATCAGAATCACTGGATGGTCAACCTTTCTTGCCAGTTTCAAGGGTTCACTAGTTTAATAAAAGACTTTAGCAAAGAGCTTCCACTGTTCAAGACTGTCACTGAGAAATGCTTCAAGCTTGCAAATCTTATCAATAACAATCCTCAAATCCGAAACAGTTTTCATAAGTATCAATTGCAGGAGTACGGAAATGCAGGATTGTTGAGAGTGCCTTCTCGCGAGTACGAGAAGATGGATTTTGCTCCTGTGTATACGATGATAGAGGATATATTGAGCTCAGCTCGAGCACTGCCATTGGTTTTACTAGATGAGTCGTATAAGATAGCATCCATGGAGGATCCAACAGCAAGAGAAGTTGCCGAGACAATTAGAGATGTGGGGTTTTGGAATGAAGTGGAGGCGGTGCACTCATTGGTTAAGTTGATCAAGGAAATGGCCCAGGAGATTGAAACGGAGAGGCCATTAGTGGGTCAATGCCTGCCACTTTGGGACGAGCTAAGAGCAAAAGTCAAGGATTGGTGTTCAAAGTTCGATATTGCAGAAGAAGCAGTGGAGAAAGTAATTGAAAGACGGTTTAAGAAGAATTACCATCCTGCTTGGGCTGCTGCATACATACTCGATCCACTTTATCTGCTTAGAGACGCTAGTGGCAAGTACCTTCCTCCTTTCAAATACCTAACCTCTGAGCAGGAAAAAGATGTAGACAAACTCATAACCAGGCTTGTCTCTAGAGAGGAGGCTCATATTGCTTTGATGGAACTTATGAAATGGAGAACAGAAGGGCTTGATCCAGTGTATGCAAGAGCTGTCCAAATGAAGGAAAGGAATCCCATTACAGGAAAGATGAAAATTGCCAATCCGCAAAGTAGTAGGCTTGTGTGGGAGACTTATCTTACCGAGTTTAAGTCACTAGGGAAAGTTGCAGTTAGGCTTATTTTCCTTCATGCTACTGCATGTGGGTTCAAATGCAATTGGTCTTTGTTGAAATGGGCGTGTGGCCATGGGCATTTTAGAGCAGCCATGGACAAGGCACAAAAATTGATATTTATTGCAGCTCATTCCAAGCTTGAGAGGCGGGAGTTCTCAAGCGATGAAGACAAGGATGCAGAGCTTTTCGCATTAGCAAATG AAGATTTTAAGCAGTCAGTTGGAAGGAAGAGGGGGAATTGA
- the LOC110609111 gene encoding uncharacterized protein LOC110609111 isoform X3, with product MQPKRHRSVNRARYKRLENLRFSETRLTFYLIFSCFLRSTIMATATNTTAPAVDSAASADELTAKAVRKRYEGLVVVRNKAIKGKGAWYWAHLEPMLVHNNDNGLPKAVKLRCSLCDAVFSASNPSRTASEHLKRGTCPNFNSLPKPISSISPSSNTAVASPSSGGGTAASVVHNNRKRSAGASSGWMSASSYPMTAVATVASVTSYQVSPFAIVDQSRFSGELAVLPQQPHLVLSGGKEDLDALAMLEDSVKKLKSPKTSPGPALSKTQIDCALDYLADWVYESCGSVSFSALEHPKFRAFLNQVGLPAVSRREFCGGRLDVKYEDVKAESEARIRDAMFFQIASDGWKVKNSSGFNGVNLVNLTVNLPYGTGLYWRAVFVSGSVPSKYAEEILWETISGICGNAVQQCVGIVADKFKAKALRNLENQNHWMVNLSCQFQGFTSLIKDFSKELPLFKTVTEKCFKLANLINNNPQIRNSFHKYQLQEYGNAGLLRVPSREYEKMDFAPVYTMIEDILSSARALPLVLLDESYKIASMEDPTAREVAETIRDVGFWNEVEAVHSLVKLIKEMAQEIETERPLVGQCLPLWDELRAKVKDWCSKFDIAEEAVEKVIERRFKKNYHPAWAAAYILDPLYLLRDASGKYLPPFKYLTSEQEKDVDKLITRLVSREEAHIALMELMKWRTEGLDPVYARAVQMKERNPITGKMKIANPQSSRLVWETYLTEFKSLGKVAVRLIFLHATACGFKCNWSLLKWACGHGHFRAAMDKAQKLIFIAAHSKLERREFSSDEDKDAELFALANEAFDKDIVALEKPP from the exons ATGCAACCCAAACGCCATCGGAGCGTAAACCGTGCTCGTTATAAACGCTTGGAGAATCTTCGATTCTCTGAAACCAGActgactttttatttaattttctcttgTTTTCTTCGTTCCACGATAATGGCAACCGCCACTAACACCACTGCACCCGCGGTGGATTCTGCAGCCTCGGCAGACGAGCTCACTGCCAAGGCCGTACGCAAACGCTATGAAGGTCTTGTCGTGGTTAGAAACAAAGCAATAAAGGGCAAAGGGGCGTGGTACTGGGCGCACTTGGAACCCATGCTGGTCCACAACAATGACAACGGCCTCCCTAAAGCGGTTAAGCTTCGGTGTTCCTTGTGTGACGCTGTTTTCTCCGCCTCCAATCCCTCTCGTACTGCCTCTGAGCATCTGAAACGGGGGACGTGTCCGAATTTCAACTCGCTTCCCAAACCCATTTCGTCTATCTCCCCGTCTTCTAACACAGCCGTAGCTTCGCCGTCAAGTGGTGGCGGTACTGCTGCTTCTGTGGTACACAATAACAGAAAACGTTCTGCTGGTGCAAGTTCTGGATGGATGTCTGCTTCGTCTTATCCCATGACCGCTGTAGCTACTGTTGCTTCCGTCACTTCGTACCAAGTAAGTCCTTTTGCGATCGTGGATCAGTCGAGATTCTCAGGGGAGCTAGCAGTATTGCCTCAGCAACCGCATTTGGTGCTTTCCGGTGGGAAGGAGGATTTAGATGCTTTAGCCATGTTGGAAGACAGTGTTAAGAAGTTGAAAAGTCCTAAAACTTCTCCAGGGCCGGCTTTGAGCAAGACCCAGATTGACTGCGCCCTTGATTATTTAGCTGATTGGGTCTATGAGTCTTGTGGGTCTGTCTCGTTTTCGGCTCTCGAGCACCCTAAATTCCGGGCATTCTTGAATCAAGTCGGCTTACCTGCGGTATCGAGAAGAGAATTTTGCGGGGGTAGACTGGATGTGAAGTATGAGGACGTTAAGGCAGAGTCTGAAGCAAGGATTAGAGATGCTATGTTTTTTCAGATTGCATCCGACGGCTGGAAGGTAAAAAATTCTAGTGGTTTTAATGGCGTGAATTTGGTGAATTTAACAGTGAATTTACCTTATGGAACTGGTTTGTACTGGAGAGCAGTGTTTGTTAGCGGTTCAGTGCCTTCTAAGTATGCAGAGGAGATTTTATGGGAGACCATTTCAGGGATTTGTGGGAATGCTGTGCAGCAATGTGTCGGGATAGTTGCAGACAAGTTTAAGGCTAAGGCATTGAGAAATTTAGAGAATCAGAATCACTGGATGGTCAACCTTTCTTGCCAGTTTCAAGGGTTCACTAGTTTAATAAAAGACTTTAGCAAAGAGCTTCCACTGTTCAAGACTGTCACTGAGAAATGCTTCAAGCTTGCAAATCTTATCAATAACAATCCTCAAATCCGAAACAGTTTTCATAAGTATCAATTGCAGGAGTACGGAAATGCAGGATTGTTGAGAGTGCCTTCTCGCGAGTACGAGAAGATGGATTTTGCTCCTGTGTATACGATGATAGAGGATATATTGAGCTCAGCTCGAGCACTGCCATTGGTTTTACTAGATGAGTCGTATAAGATAGCATCCATGGAGGATCCAACAGCAAGAGAAGTTGCCGAGACAATTAGAGATGTGGGGTTTTGGAATGAAGTGGAGGCGGTGCACTCATTGGTTAAGTTGATCAAGGAAATGGCCCAGGAGATTGAAACGGAGAGGCCATTAGTGGGTCAATGCCTGCCACTTTGGGACGAGCTAAGAGCAAAAGTCAAGGATTGGTGTTCAAAGTTCGATATTGCAGAAGAAGCAGTGGAGAAAGTAATTGAAAGACGGTTTAAGAAGAATTACCATCCTGCTTGGGCTGCTGCATACATACTCGATCCACTTTATCTGCTTAGAGACGCTAGTGGCAAGTACCTTCCTCCTTTCAAATACCTAACCTCTGAGCAGGAAAAAGATGTAGACAAACTCATAACCAGGCTTGTCTCTAGAGAGGAGGCTCATATTGCTTTGATGGAACTTATGAAATGGAGAACAGAAGGGCTTGATCCAGTGTATGCAAGAGCTGTCCAAATGAAGGAAAGGAATCCCATTACAGGAAAGATGAAAATTGCCAATCCGCAAAGTAGTAGGCTTGTGTGGGAGACTTATCTTACCGAGTTTAAGTCACTAGGGAAAGTTGCAGTTAGGCTTATTTTCCTTCATGCTACTGCATGTGGGTTCAAATGCAATTGGTCTTTGTTGAAATGGGCGTGTGGCCATGGGCATTTTAGAGCAGCCATGGACAAGGCACAAAAATTGATATTTATTGCAGCTCATTCCAAGCTTGAGAGGCGGGAGTTCTCAAGCGATGAAGACAAGGATGCAGAGCTTTTCGCATTAGCAAATG AAGCTTTCGACAAAGATATTGTTGCACTGGAGAAGCCACCATAA
- the LOC110609111 gene encoding uncharacterized protein LOC110609111 isoform X4: MQPKRHRSVNRARYKRLENLRFSETRLTFYLIFSCFLRSTIMATATNTTAPAVDSAASADELTAKAVRKRYEGLVVVRNKAIKGKGAWYWAHLEPMLVHNNDNGLPKAVKLRCSLCDAVFSASNPSRTASEHLKRGTCPNFNSLPKPISSISPSSNTAVASPSSGGGTAASVVHNNRKRSAGASSGWMSASSYPMTAVATVASVTSYQVSPFAIVDQSRFSGELAVLPQQPHLVLSGGKEDLDALAMLEDSVKKLKSPKTSPGPALSKTQIDCALDYLADWVYESCGSVSFSALEHPKFRAFLNQVGLPAVSRREFCGGRLDVKYEDVKAESEARIRDAMFFQIASDGWKVKNSSGFNGVNLVNLTVNLPYGTGLYWRAVFVSGSVPSKYAEEILWETISGICGNAVQQCVGIVADKFKAKALRNLENQNHWMVNLSCQFQGFTSLIKDFSKELPLFKTVTEKCFKLANLINNNPQIRNSFHKYQLQEYGNAGLLRVPSREYEKMDFAPVYTMIEDILSSARALPLVLLDESYKIASMEDPTAREVAETIRDVGFWNEVEAVHSLVKLIKEMAQEIETERPLVGQCLPLWDELRAKVKDWCSKFDIAEEAVEKVIERRFKKNYHPAWAAAYILDPLYLLRDASGKYLPPFKYLTSEQEKDVDKLITRLVSREEAHIALMELMKWRTEGLDPVYARAVQMKERNPITGKMKIANPQSSRLVWETYLTEFKSLGKVAVRLIFLHATACGFKCNWSLLKWACGHGHFRAAMDKAQKLIFIAAHSKLERREFSSDEDKDAELFALANAFDKDIVALEKPP, encoded by the exons ATGCAACCCAAACGCCATCGGAGCGTAAACCGTGCTCGTTATAAACGCTTGGAGAATCTTCGATTCTCTGAAACCAGActgactttttatttaattttctcttgTTTTCTTCGTTCCACGATAATGGCAACCGCCACTAACACCACTGCACCCGCGGTGGATTCTGCAGCCTCGGCAGACGAGCTCACTGCCAAGGCCGTACGCAAACGCTATGAAGGTCTTGTCGTGGTTAGAAACAAAGCAATAAAGGGCAAAGGGGCGTGGTACTGGGCGCACTTGGAACCCATGCTGGTCCACAACAATGACAACGGCCTCCCTAAAGCGGTTAAGCTTCGGTGTTCCTTGTGTGACGCTGTTTTCTCCGCCTCCAATCCCTCTCGTACTGCCTCTGAGCATCTGAAACGGGGGACGTGTCCGAATTTCAACTCGCTTCCCAAACCCATTTCGTCTATCTCCCCGTCTTCTAACACAGCCGTAGCTTCGCCGTCAAGTGGTGGCGGTACTGCTGCTTCTGTGGTACACAATAACAGAAAACGTTCTGCTGGTGCAAGTTCTGGATGGATGTCTGCTTCGTCTTATCCCATGACCGCTGTAGCTACTGTTGCTTCCGTCACTTCGTACCAAGTAAGTCCTTTTGCGATCGTGGATCAGTCGAGATTCTCAGGGGAGCTAGCAGTATTGCCTCAGCAACCGCATTTGGTGCTTTCCGGTGGGAAGGAGGATTTAGATGCTTTAGCCATGTTGGAAGACAGTGTTAAGAAGTTGAAAAGTCCTAAAACTTCTCCAGGGCCGGCTTTGAGCAAGACCCAGATTGACTGCGCCCTTGATTATTTAGCTGATTGGGTCTATGAGTCTTGTGGGTCTGTCTCGTTTTCGGCTCTCGAGCACCCTAAATTCCGGGCATTCTTGAATCAAGTCGGCTTACCTGCGGTATCGAGAAGAGAATTTTGCGGGGGTAGACTGGATGTGAAGTATGAGGACGTTAAGGCAGAGTCTGAAGCAAGGATTAGAGATGCTATGTTTTTTCAGATTGCATCCGACGGCTGGAAGGTAAAAAATTCTAGTGGTTTTAATGGCGTGAATTTGGTGAATTTAACAGTGAATTTACCTTATGGAACTGGTTTGTACTGGAGAGCAGTGTTTGTTAGCGGTTCAGTGCCTTCTAAGTATGCAGAGGAGATTTTATGGGAGACCATTTCAGGGATTTGTGGGAATGCTGTGCAGCAATGTGTCGGGATAGTTGCAGACAAGTTTAAGGCTAAGGCATTGAGAAATTTAGAGAATCAGAATCACTGGATGGTCAACCTTTCTTGCCAGTTTCAAGGGTTCACTAGTTTAATAAAAGACTTTAGCAAAGAGCTTCCACTGTTCAAGACTGTCACTGAGAAATGCTTCAAGCTTGCAAATCTTATCAATAACAATCCTCAAATCCGAAACAGTTTTCATAAGTATCAATTGCAGGAGTACGGAAATGCAGGATTGTTGAGAGTGCCTTCTCGCGAGTACGAGAAGATGGATTTTGCTCCTGTGTATACGATGATAGAGGATATATTGAGCTCAGCTCGAGCACTGCCATTGGTTTTACTAGATGAGTCGTATAAGATAGCATCCATGGAGGATCCAACAGCAAGAGAAGTTGCCGAGACAATTAGAGATGTGGGGTTTTGGAATGAAGTGGAGGCGGTGCACTCATTGGTTAAGTTGATCAAGGAAATGGCCCAGGAGATTGAAACGGAGAGGCCATTAGTGGGTCAATGCCTGCCACTTTGGGACGAGCTAAGAGCAAAAGTCAAGGATTGGTGTTCAAAGTTCGATATTGCAGAAGAAGCAGTGGAGAAAGTAATTGAAAGACGGTTTAAGAAGAATTACCATCCTGCTTGGGCTGCTGCATACATACTCGATCCACTTTATCTGCTTAGAGACGCTAGTGGCAAGTACCTTCCTCCTTTCAAATACCTAACCTCTGAGCAGGAAAAAGATGTAGACAAACTCATAACCAGGCTTGTCTCTAGAGAGGAGGCTCATATTGCTTTGATGGAACTTATGAAATGGAGAACAGAAGGGCTTGATCCAGTGTATGCAAGAGCTGTCCAAATGAAGGAAAGGAATCCCATTACAGGAAAGATGAAAATTGCCAATCCGCAAAGTAGTAGGCTTGTGTGGGAGACTTATCTTACCGAGTTTAAGTCACTAGGGAAAGTTGCAGTTAGGCTTATTTTCCTTCATGCTACTGCATGTGGGTTCAAATGCAATTGGTCTTTGTTGAAATGGGCGTGTGGCCATGGGCATTTTAGAGCAGCCATGGACAAGGCACAAAAATTGATATTTATTGCAGCTCATTCCAAGCTTGAGAGGCGGGAGTTCTCAAGCGATGAAGACAAGGATGCAGAGCTTTTCGCATTAGCAAATG CTTTCGACAAAGATATTGTTGCACTGGAGAAGCCACCATAA
- the LOC110609111 gene encoding uncharacterized protein LOC110609111 isoform X1, whose protein sequence is MQPKRHRSVNRARYKRLENLRFSETRLTFYLIFSCFLRSTIMATATNTTAPAVDSAASADELTAKAVRKRYEGLVVVRNKAIKGKGAWYWAHLEPMLVHNNDNGLPKAVKLRCSLCDAVFSASNPSRTASEHLKRGTCPNFNSLPKPISSISPSSNTAVASPSSGGGTAASVVHNNRKRSAGASSGWMSASSYPMTAVATVASVTSYQVSPFAIVDQSRFSGELAVLPQQPHLVLSGGKEDLDALAMLEDSVKKLKSPKTSPGPALSKTQIDCALDYLADWVYESCGSVSFSALEHPKFRAFLNQVGLPAVSRREFCGGRLDVKYEDVKAESEARIRDAMFFQIASDGWKVKNSSGFNGVNLVNLTVNLPYGTGLYWRAVFVSGSVPSKYAEEILWETISGICGNAVQQCVGIVADKFKAKALRNLENQNHWMVNLSCQFQGFTSLIKDFSKELPLFKTVTEKCFKLANLINNNPQIRNSFHKYQLQEYGNAGLLRVPSREYEKMDFAPVYTMIEDILSSARALPLVLLDESYKIASMEDPTAREVAETIRDVGFWNEVEAVHSLVKLIKEMAQEIETERPLVGQCLPLWDELRAKVKDWCSKFDIAEEAVEKVIERRFKKNYHPAWAAAYILDPLYLLRDASGKYLPPFKYLTSEQEKDVDKLITRLVSREEAHIALMELMKWRTEGLDPVYARAVQMKERNPITGKMKIANPQSSRLVWETYLTEFKSLGKVAVRLIFLHATACGFKCNWSLLKWACGHGHFRAAMDKAQKLIFIAAHSKLERREFSSDEDKDAELFALANGEDDVLNEVLVDTSSVSFRQRYCCTGEATIRCLVVST, encoded by the exons ATGCAACCCAAACGCCATCGGAGCGTAAACCGTGCTCGTTATAAACGCTTGGAGAATCTTCGATTCTCTGAAACCAGActgactttttatttaattttctcttgTTTTCTTCGTTCCACGATAATGGCAACCGCCACTAACACCACTGCACCCGCGGTGGATTCTGCAGCCTCGGCAGACGAGCTCACTGCCAAGGCCGTACGCAAACGCTATGAAGGTCTTGTCGTGGTTAGAAACAAAGCAATAAAGGGCAAAGGGGCGTGGTACTGGGCGCACTTGGAACCCATGCTGGTCCACAACAATGACAACGGCCTCCCTAAAGCGGTTAAGCTTCGGTGTTCCTTGTGTGACGCTGTTTTCTCCGCCTCCAATCCCTCTCGTACTGCCTCTGAGCATCTGAAACGGGGGACGTGTCCGAATTTCAACTCGCTTCCCAAACCCATTTCGTCTATCTCCCCGTCTTCTAACACAGCCGTAGCTTCGCCGTCAAGTGGTGGCGGTACTGCTGCTTCTGTGGTACACAATAACAGAAAACGTTCTGCTGGTGCAAGTTCTGGATGGATGTCTGCTTCGTCTTATCCCATGACCGCTGTAGCTACTGTTGCTTCCGTCACTTCGTACCAAGTAAGTCCTTTTGCGATCGTGGATCAGTCGAGATTCTCAGGGGAGCTAGCAGTATTGCCTCAGCAACCGCATTTGGTGCTTTCCGGTGGGAAGGAGGATTTAGATGCTTTAGCCATGTTGGAAGACAGTGTTAAGAAGTTGAAAAGTCCTAAAACTTCTCCAGGGCCGGCTTTGAGCAAGACCCAGATTGACTGCGCCCTTGATTATTTAGCTGATTGGGTCTATGAGTCTTGTGGGTCTGTCTCGTTTTCGGCTCTCGAGCACCCTAAATTCCGGGCATTCTTGAATCAAGTCGGCTTACCTGCGGTATCGAGAAGAGAATTTTGCGGGGGTAGACTGGATGTGAAGTATGAGGACGTTAAGGCAGAGTCTGAAGCAAGGATTAGAGATGCTATGTTTTTTCAGATTGCATCCGACGGCTGGAAGGTAAAAAATTCTAGTGGTTTTAATGGCGTGAATTTGGTGAATTTAACAGTGAATTTACCTTATGGAACTGGTTTGTACTGGAGAGCAGTGTTTGTTAGCGGTTCAGTGCCTTCTAAGTATGCAGAGGAGATTTTATGGGAGACCATTTCAGGGATTTGTGGGAATGCTGTGCAGCAATGTGTCGGGATAGTTGCAGACAAGTTTAAGGCTAAGGCATTGAGAAATTTAGAGAATCAGAATCACTGGATGGTCAACCTTTCTTGCCAGTTTCAAGGGTTCACTAGTTTAATAAAAGACTTTAGCAAAGAGCTTCCACTGTTCAAGACTGTCACTGAGAAATGCTTCAAGCTTGCAAATCTTATCAATAACAATCCTCAAATCCGAAACAGTTTTCATAAGTATCAATTGCAGGAGTACGGAAATGCAGGATTGTTGAGAGTGCCTTCTCGCGAGTACGAGAAGATGGATTTTGCTCCTGTGTATACGATGATAGAGGATATATTGAGCTCAGCTCGAGCACTGCCATTGGTTTTACTAGATGAGTCGTATAAGATAGCATCCATGGAGGATCCAACAGCAAGAGAAGTTGCCGAGACAATTAGAGATGTGGGGTTTTGGAATGAAGTGGAGGCGGTGCACTCATTGGTTAAGTTGATCAAGGAAATGGCCCAGGAGATTGAAACGGAGAGGCCATTAGTGGGTCAATGCCTGCCACTTTGGGACGAGCTAAGAGCAAAAGTCAAGGATTGGTGTTCAAAGTTCGATATTGCAGAAGAAGCAGTGGAGAAAGTAATTGAAAGACGGTTTAAGAAGAATTACCATCCTGCTTGGGCTGCTGCATACATACTCGATCCACTTTATCTGCTTAGAGACGCTAGTGGCAAGTACCTTCCTCCTTTCAAATACCTAACCTCTGAGCAGGAAAAAGATGTAGACAAACTCATAACCAGGCTTGTCTCTAGAGAGGAGGCTCATATTGCTTTGATGGAACTTATGAAATGGAGAACAGAAGGGCTTGATCCAGTGTATGCAAGAGCTGTCCAAATGAAGGAAAGGAATCCCATTACAGGAAAGATGAAAATTGCCAATCCGCAAAGTAGTAGGCTTGTGTGGGAGACTTATCTTACCGAGTTTAAGTCACTAGGGAAAGTTGCAGTTAGGCTTATTTTCCTTCATGCTACTGCATGTGGGTTCAAATGCAATTGGTCTTTGTTGAAATGGGCGTGTGGCCATGGGCATTTTAGAGCAGCCATGGACAAGGCACAAAAATTGATATTTATTGCAGCTCATTCCAAGCTTGAGAGGCGGGAGTTCTCAAGCGATGAAGACAAGGATGCAGAGCTTTTCGCATTAGCAAATGGTGAGGATGATGTGCTGAATGAGGTTCTTGTTGATACATCTTCAGT AAGCTTTCGACAAAGATATTGTTGCACTGGAGAAGCCACCATAAGATGTTTGGTGGTCAGTACGTAG